A genomic region of Mycobacterium senriense contains the following coding sequences:
- a CDS encoding diguanylate cyclase domain-containing protein, which produces MDSWRRFGVLARTGWLLAGAYGVAELLIVASKFWGSRGPYGTRPINEVVIAVCLAITAVCAGAAARRKTGRQRYGWLALVTGMAGWAAGELIWAVYDVRPEFDHAANPAAAEIVLLLYPLGAMTSLVLLSRLSRFDNFRRLLLDGLIVATSLFVISWVFVVEAQLREHTGARLTTLAEVFNDIVLLTTAILMLSRARPGDQPSRTLLAGGIGTINLADLVLVFDTGIGSYHTGYVADLARVAGLSMLALAAAAGRHERPLPPSQPSPDEVQLRTRLWLPYLPLIMAAAVGWAQAAGNTLHKPLLGALGILVAAVLARQFVALVENQKLLSEVAQEAFRDHLTGLANRALFLHRLELAIARLHPDGTPIAVLCLDLDNFKAVNDALGHPAGDELLVRVAGRLTAALGDTGTIARLGGDEFAVVIETSVEESQAAAHRILDAFTGAILIDGIPITVRPSIGFTVATGSANCTVDQLLRHADLAMYAAKREGGQCIRSFMPDLPLPYAFPAAPGSHRSPVASRVIRDGDGDRPRDSRPLPEVATAAPSPPEDAPDAVRSPPRDVRAAIVLLAIGLAAFTVSTVVRPNAGHGIVSAAALYTALTVVSAALIALRAYRVSADRFAWALIAAGMASSAVGDVVYALWVPDGRSPSVADPEYLAYYPFVYAGLLLLMRARLKRLPVPIQLDSFICALTLAAVAAALTAGPIRAAAVHSPATVWVGLAYPWSDLVLLALAAGMLPILGWRNEIRWALLVVGLVLFAVADAAYLFQTSAGLYRAGSLLDACWAASSLLIAMASWASSSSITPPPRGRYGQYITPVLSAIVALGVIVLGHHSRLAATLAALSLVVATGRFALTFRNASLLESNDRLAMIDELTALPNRRSLATALTGLPVSPPSATRSIPTKAHARRALLLLSLSDFHEIADSIGRQFGDELLCHIANRLAGCVRRDDLLARVGEDQFAVLLSDGANLTAASASAGRLLEALNEPIALDPITVQVDARIAIALCPDHCDSPQDLLGRAETTMAHAKSARSKIAVYDSSFEVHRDNDPSLIEELRTALFDTDELRLHYQPKIDGRDGSVHSVEAVLRWQHPTRGTLLPEEFLSVAERAGLMRKISNRTLSMALAQVRSWREEGIPLAVAVNLSTTNLLDIELVGTVERLLANHDLPAEALILEITESALVDSVRSRNTVAALQGLGIRISLDDYGTGWSSLARLQEVSVDELKLDRIFVSRLAHDARSVAIVRSTVALASNLGADLVAEGVENEATLHALRRYGCNITQGFVHSPPLPPDDLRDWMAGHAANPHASRSDERAPSNEG; this is translated from the coding sequence GTGGATTCGTGGCGGCGGTTTGGGGTGCTCGCGCGCACGGGCTGGCTGCTCGCCGGCGCGTACGGCGTCGCCGAGTTGTTGATCGTGGCGTCGAAGTTCTGGGGATCGCGTGGCCCCTACGGGACGCGGCCGATCAACGAGGTCGTCATCGCGGTGTGTCTCGCCATCACGGCGGTGTGCGCCGGCGCCGCGGCCCGCCGTAAGACCGGACGACAGCGGTACGGCTGGCTGGCACTGGTCACGGGCATGGCCGGCTGGGCGGCGGGTGAGCTCATCTGGGCGGTCTACGACGTGCGGCCGGAATTCGACCACGCCGCCAACCCGGCGGCGGCCGAGATCGTGCTGCTGTTGTATCCGCTCGGCGCCATGACCTCGTTGGTGTTGCTGTCCCGGCTCTCTCGCTTCGACAACTTCCGGCGTCTGCTGCTGGACGGCCTCATCGTGGCGACTTCGCTGTTCGTCATCTCCTGGGTGTTCGTGGTCGAAGCGCAGCTGCGGGAGCACACCGGCGCCCGGCTGACGACGCTGGCGGAAGTCTTCAACGACATCGTCCTGCTGACCACGGCAATCCTGATGCTGTCGCGGGCGCGTCCCGGCGATCAGCCGAGCCGAACCCTGCTGGCCGGCGGGATCGGGACGATCAACCTTGCCGACCTGGTGCTGGTTTTCGACACCGGCATCGGCAGCTATCACACCGGCTACGTGGCCGATCTGGCCCGGGTCGCCGGGCTGTCGATGCTGGCGCTGGCCGCGGCGGCCGGCCGGCACGAGCGCCCCCTGCCGCCATCGCAACCATCACCGGACGAGGTGCAACTGCGCACCCGCCTGTGGCTGCCGTACCTGCCGCTGATCATGGCCGCCGCGGTGGGCTGGGCGCAGGCGGCCGGCAACACGCTGCACAAGCCCTTGCTGGGCGCGCTGGGAATACTCGTGGCCGCCGTATTGGCCCGACAATTCGTGGCCCTGGTGGAGAACCAGAAATTGCTGTCCGAAGTCGCGCAGGAGGCCTTCCGCGACCACCTGACCGGTCTGGCCAATCGGGCGCTCTTCCTGCATCGGTTGGAGCTGGCCATCGCGCGTCTACACCCCGACGGCACACCGATCGCGGTGTTGTGCCTGGACCTCGACAACTTCAAAGCGGTCAATGACGCCCTGGGCCATCCGGCCGGCGACGAACTCCTGGTCCGGGTGGCCGGCCGGCTCACCGCCGCGCTGGGCGACACGGGCACCATCGCCCGGCTGGGTGGCGACGAATTCGCGGTGGTCATCGAAACCTCCGTCGAAGAATCGCAGGCGGCCGCGCACCGCATCCTCGACGCCTTCACCGGAGCCATTCTGATCGACGGCATTCCGATCACGGTGCGGCCCAGCATCGGATTCACGGTGGCCACCGGCTCGGCGAACTGCACCGTCGATCAGCTGCTGCGACACGCCGACCTGGCCATGTACGCCGCCAAACGCGAAGGCGGCCAATGCATCCGCAGCTTCATGCCCGACTTGCCGCTGCCATATGCGTTTCCGGCGGCGCCGGGTTCGCACAGATCGCCCGTGGCCTCCCGCGTTATCCGTGATGGCGACGGCGATAGGCCGCGCGATTCCCGCCCACTCCCCGAAGTCGCGACGGCGGCACCCAGCCCGCCCGAGGACGCTCCCGACGCCGTCCGCTCGCCGCCACGGGACGTCCGGGCCGCGATCGTGCTGCTGGCAATCGGATTGGCCGCCTTCACGGTGTCCACCGTCGTACGTCCGAATGCCGGGCACGGCATCGTGTCGGCCGCCGCGCTGTATACGGCGCTGACCGTGGTCTCGGCCGCACTGATCGCCCTTCGCGCGTACCGCGTTTCGGCCGACCGGTTCGCCTGGGCGCTGATCGCCGCGGGCATGGCGTCCTCGGCGGTGGGTGACGTCGTCTATGCCTTATGGGTGCCCGACGGCCGATCCCCGTCGGTGGCCGATCCGGAGTACCTGGCGTACTACCCGTTCGTCTACGCCGGGCTGTTGCTGCTCATGCGGGCACGGCTCAAGCGGCTGCCAGTCCCGATTCAGCTCGACTCGTTCATCTGCGCGTTGACGCTGGCGGCGGTGGCCGCGGCGTTGACGGCCGGCCCGATCCGGGCGGCCGCGGTACACAGCCCGGCGACCGTATGGGTTGGGCTAGCCTATCCGTGGAGCGATCTGGTGCTCCTGGCCCTGGCCGCCGGCATGTTACCAATCCTTGGCTGGCGCAACGAAATTCGCTGGGCGCTGCTGGTCGTCGGATTGGTCTTGTTCGCGGTCGCGGACGCCGCCTATCTCTTTCAGACGTCCGCCGGCTTGTACCGGGCCGGCTCGCTGCTGGACGCGTGCTGGGCCGCGTCGTCGTTGCTCATCGCGATGGCGAGCTGGGCCAGCTCGTCGTCGATCACGCCACCACCCCGAGGCCGATACGGGCAATACATCACTCCGGTGCTGTCCGCCATCGTGGCGCTGGGCGTGATCGTCCTGGGACATCATTCGCGACTCGCCGCGACGCTGGCGGCGCTGAGCCTGGTCGTGGCGACGGGTCGGTTCGCGCTGACCTTCCGCAACGCGAGCCTGCTGGAGTCGAACGACAGACTCGCCATGATCGACGAGTTGACGGCACTGCCGAACCGGCGCTCACTGGCGACGGCCCTGACCGGGTTGCCCGTTTCGCCACCATCGGCAACGAGGTCGATTCCGACCAAAGCACACGCGCGCCGCGCGCTGTTGTTGTTGAGCCTGAGCGATTTTCACGAGATCGCCGACTCGATCGGCAGGCAGTTCGGTGATGAGCTGCTATGCCATATCGCGAATCGACTGGCCGGCTGCGTCCGTCGTGACGATCTGCTGGCACGGGTGGGCGAAGACCAATTCGCCGTGCTGCTGTCGGATGGGGCCAACCTCACCGCGGCCAGCGCCTCCGCGGGTCGCCTGCTCGAAGCCTTAAATGAGCCAATCGCTTTGGATCCCATCACCGTGCAGGTGGACGCCCGCATCGCCATCGCGCTCTGCCCCGACCACTGCGACTCCCCGCAAGACTTGTTGGGCCGGGCCGAAACCACCATGGCGCACGCCAAATCCGCCCGCAGCAAGATCGCGGTCTACGACTCCTCGTTCGAGGTTCATCGCGACAACGACCCGAGCCTCATCGAGGAATTGCGGACGGCGTTGTTCGATACCGATGAGCTCAGGCTGCACTACCAGCCCAAGATCGACGGCCGCGACGGCAGCGTCCACAGTGTCGAGGCGGTGCTGCGCTGGCAGCACCCCACCCGCGGAACGCTGCTGCCGGAGGAATTTCTGTCCGTCGCCGAACGCGCCGGGCTGATGCGCAAAATCTCCAACCGCACGCTGTCCATGGCCCTGGCGCAGGTCCGGTCGTGGCGCGAAGAAGGCATCCCGCTGGCCGTCGCGGTGAACCTGTCGACGACCAACCTGCTGGACATCGAACTCGTCGGCACCGTCGAGCGGCTCCTCGCCAACCACGATCTGCCCGCCGAGGCGCTCATCCTCGAGATCACCGAGAGCGCGCTGGTGGATTCCGTGCGATCCCGCAACACCGTCGCGGCGCTGCAAGGCCTGGGAATCCGCATCTCGCTCGACGATTACGGCACCGGGTGGTCGTCATTGGCTCGCCTGCAAGAGGTTTCGGTCGACGAGCTGAAACTCGACCGGATCTTCGTGTCGCGGCTGGCCCACGACGCGCGATCTGTCGCCATCGTGCGGTCGACGGTGGCGCTGGCGTCCAACCTGGGTGCGGATCTGGTCGCCGAGGGGGTCGAAAACGAGGCCACCCTGCACGCCCTGCGACGGTATGGCTGCAACATCACCCAGGGCTTCGTGCACAGCCCGCCGCTGCCGCCGGACGACCTGCGCGACTGGATGGCCGGCCACGCGGCCAATCCCCACGCCAGCCGGTCCGACGAGCGCGCACCTTCGAACGAGGGCTAG
- a CDS encoding HIT family protein, which translates to MSCVFCAIVAGEAPAIRIYEDDDYLAILDIRPFTRGHTLVLPKRHSVDLTDTPPETLAGMVTLGQRIARAARSTELADATNIAVNDGSAAFQTVLHIHLHVLPRRNGDKLSVAKGLLLRRDPDRDATGQILRTALARIDASQPE; encoded by the coding sequence ATGTCCTGCGTGTTCTGTGCGATCGTCGCCGGCGAGGCTCCGGCCATCCGGATCTACGAAGACGACGACTACCTGGCCATCCTCGACATCCGCCCGTTCACCCGAGGCCACACGTTGGTGCTGCCCAAGCGGCACAGCGTCGATCTCACCGACACCCCACCGGAAACGCTGGCCGGGATGGTCACCCTGGGGCAACGCATCGCCCGGGCCGCGCGCAGCACCGAACTGGCCGACGCGACGAACATCGCGGTCAACGACGGCAGCGCCGCTTTCCAGACCGTCCTCCATATCCACCTGCACGTTTTGCCCCGCCGCAACGGCGACAAGCTGTCGGTGGCCAAGGGGCTGCTGCTGCGCCGCGACCCCGACCGGGACGCCACCGGCCAGATTCTGCGCACCGCGCTGGCCCGCATCGATGCAAGTCAGCCGGAATGA
- a CDS encoding amidase, with the protein MPRPFKASRDCLRYAAAVNDLAFAGAAAHARMLANGELTAPELLELYLERIARLDSQLRCYRVVLADQARYEAAVAQERLDAGERLPLLGVPIAIKDDVDVAGQVTSFGSGGHRPAVTSDAEVVRRLRAAGAVIIGKTNVPELMMLPYTESMTFGATRNPWNPTRTPGGSSGGSAAAVAAGLASLALGSDGGGSIRIPATWCGLFGLKPQRDRVSLEPHDDAWYGLSVNGPIARTVMDAAVFLDATSTVPGPEGEFAIAAGRSPGRLRIALSTKVPTPLPVRVGKAELAAVDQAGALLRDLGHDVIAADPEYPASAMFANYLPRYLRGICDDADALAHPERLETRTRNMARLGSFFSDRRMEAIRANEGAVISRIQAIFDDVDVVVTPGTATGPSRIGAYQRRGAVSTLLRVGQYVPYQQIWNLTGQPAAVVPWDFDGDRLPMSVQLVGRPYDEATLLSLSAQIEAARPWALRRPPVS; encoded by the coding sequence ATGCCGAGACCATTCAAGGCCTCCCGCGATTGTCTCCGATACGCTGCCGCGGTGAACGATCTCGCCTTCGCCGGCGCGGCGGCACACGCGCGCATGCTGGCCAACGGTGAATTGACCGCGCCGGAGTTGCTCGAGCTCTACCTGGAGCGGATCGCGCGGCTGGACAGCCAGCTGCGTTGCTACCGAGTGGTGCTCGCCGACCAAGCCCGTTACGAGGCCGCCGTGGCGCAGGAGCGACTGGACGCGGGCGAACGGCTACCGCTGCTCGGCGTGCCTATCGCGATCAAAGACGATGTCGACGTCGCCGGGCAGGTGACGAGTTTCGGCAGCGGCGGACACCGGCCTGCCGTCACCTCTGACGCGGAGGTGGTGCGCCGGTTGCGGGCCGCGGGCGCCGTGATCATCGGCAAAACCAACGTGCCTGAGCTGATGATGCTGCCCTACACCGAGTCGATGACTTTCGGGGCCACCCGTAACCCGTGGAATCCGACCCGCACGCCGGGGGGCAGTAGCGGCGGGAGTGCCGCTGCGGTCGCCGCCGGGTTGGCTTCGCTGGCACTGGGATCCGACGGGGGCGGCTCGATCCGCATCCCGGCGACGTGGTGTGGCCTGTTCGGCCTGAAGCCGCAACGTGATCGCGTGTCGCTGGAGCCGCACGACGACGCCTGGTACGGGCTGAGCGTCAACGGCCCGATCGCGCGGACGGTGATGGACGCCGCCGTGTTCCTGGATGCGACGTCGACGGTGCCCGGCCCCGAAGGGGAGTTCGCGATCGCGGCGGGGCGAAGCCCCGGCCGGTTGCGAATCGCGTTGAGCACCAAGGTCCCAACCCCACTTCCGGTCAGGGTCGGTAAGGCGGAGTTGGCGGCGGTCGACCAGGCGGGCGCGTTGCTTCGCGACCTCGGCCATGACGTCATCGCGGCCGACCCCGAATATCCGGCCTCGGCGATGTTCGCCAACTACCTGCCCCGCTATTTGCGCGGCATCTGTGACGACGCGGACGCCCTGGCCCATCCGGAACGTTTGGAAACGCGCACCCGCAACATGGCCCGTTTGGGGTCTTTCTTCTCCGACCGCCGGATGGAGGCCATCCGAGCCAACGAGGGCGCCGTGATTTCGCGGATCCAGGCGATCTTCGACGACGTCGACGTCGTCGTCACCCCCGGCACCGCAACGGGCCCGTCGCGCATCGGCGCGTATCAACGCCGCGGCGCCGTGTCCACGTTGCTGAGGGTCGGTCAATACGTTCCCTACCAACAGATCTGGAACCTGACCGGACAGCCCGCGGCGGTGGTTCCGTGGGACTTCGACGGGGATCGCTTGCCGATGTCGGTCCAACTCGTCGGCAGGCCCTATGACGAAGCGACGCTGCTGTCGCTCTCGGCGCAGATCGAAGCCGCCCGGCCGTGGGCGCTGCGGCGACCG